The Helianthus annuus cultivar XRQ/B chromosome 15, HanXRQr2.0-SUNRISE, whole genome shotgun sequence genomic sequence CTACACGAACCCATACCAGACGGACGTTATCGTTATTGGACCCGGTCAAACCACCGATGTCCTATTAACCGCAAACCAGTCACAAGGATTATATTACATGGCGGCACATCCATACGTCAGCGCAGTGCTTCCTATACTCAATACCAACATCACCACCGCGATCCTTGTGTACCCGAACGCGACCCAAACAACACCAATACTTCCCGACCTACCCGCTTTCAACGATACACCAACGGCCCATACGTTTTTAACCAATCTAACCGCTCTTACCACTAGCCCGTTCTGGTCACCGGTTCCACAAACAGTTGATGAGAACATGTTTATAACTTTCGGGCTTGGGTTATCAGATTGCGGTGCCAACCTATCATGTGGAGGGCTATTTTTTGAAAGAATGGCCGCAAGCATGAACAATCTATCGTTCGCTTTGCCCACAAGCGTCTCTATTTTAGAAGCTTTTTACCGAAACATTAGTGGGGTTTACACTACAGATTTCCCTGATCAACCACCTACAGTATTCGATTACACGAACATCAGCAACAGTTTCGATCAAAATCTTTTGATGACAAACAAATCAACAAGCCTCAAGAGATTGAGGTTTAACTCAACGGTCCAAATAGTGCTTCAGAACACAGCCTTGATCGGTGTTGAAAATCACCCCATGCATCTGCATGGGTTCAACTTCTATGTGTTGGCTCAAGGGTTCGGGAACTATGATGCTGCGAACGCCACCAGCATGTTTAATATGGTTAACCCACAAGAACGAAACACGCTTGGAGTCCCTGTCGGCGGCTGGGCTGTCATTAGATTCAGAGCAAATAATCCAGGTAAACTGATCGTCGTCATAATTTGGTTGAAGTTAACAaaacaaaattcatatttttGGTTTTCACATTTGTACATTGAGTGAATGTACGATTGAGAAAACCGTGGTCAATGGATATCTTTGGGCTCTGAGTGCACCATATGTCGAGGATAACGTAAAAATGTACCACTTGagaattagtttttttttttttttttttttttttctgactTATTACGCCTAAAGATTCCAAGTGGTATGTTTTCAAGTTGTCCATGTGCAGTCATATGGTGTACTCTATACCAAAGAATCCAAATGTTGGCTTCTAAGTGGTCCGCTCCGTCTATATTTATCGGTTAAAATTAAAAAGACAATGTTTACTTGATGGTTTGACAAGTCAAATTCGTGAATATCCTTCAATGTCTTCTCAACTTTACAATTTATTGAAATGAATATTTCAGGTGTGTGGTTCTTTCACTGTCATTTGGAAGTACATTTGCCATGGGGTTTGGGCATGGCATTCTTGGTGGAGAACGGCGGTACGCCGGAGTCAACGTTGCCGCCACCACCGGCCGACTTTCCTCAGTGCTAGAAGGAAACGTGGAGACAAGCATAGTTCAAATGCTAACAAGAGGATTAGCAGCATATGCATGCAAGTATGATTTTTAATGTTCTAGTTTATATTGTATTGTTGTGAAATATAATAAATGTACTCTATTGGATTATACTAATACTGTGCATTCTTGTTAATTAAtaatgtttatttgaccattacaAACGATAATAAATATTTCATATCTATTTGACCATAACAAACGATAGATGATAATAAACATTTCATATCAAACCAATTAGTTTATCtcttttattattttatctaATTCGCCACCGTGCAAATAAATTAATTATTGAAAACCACGATATGATGATCACACCTAAATCTATTATCATATACAAAATAAGTTATAATGTTTTCTCATTGATTAAGAAACTGCATGTTTACAtctattatttaaaattattacGACTTAATTATCTGTGTGAAAGTCCAATTAATTCATCTCTTTGTTTACttgcaagtttttttttttttttttttttttttttttttttttttttttttttttttttaactatatGAGCATATTAGTCACTTAAAATTTAGAATTGTTTGAGAAGTTTATTTGTatttgttcatttgtgttcgtttatgtctATGATTTGTTCGTTAAGAACGTTAAtcaaatgaacataaacgaaccaACATGTTCATTTCTTAACGACAAAACCTAAATAAGAAAACCCGTCCGTGTTCGTTTCCAATTAAAGTACAACAAATGAACACCAACATGCCTTCATTCATGATCGTTTTATTCATTTACAGGTCAAGCTGTCTATGGTGACAAAAAGAAAGTTTTTAGTGATGATCTCGTTTCATAAACAAAAATGACGAATAAAATGGTGTAAAACCAATACTTTATAAGTTTTACTAATTTATATAATCTTAAAGAGGAATGTCGGTGGACATTCCTCTTTAACCCCTCAAAGTTTTTTTCAAAGTTCATTTTTACCCCTTAGATATTGCTTTTTGACATTCAAGTTTTTCAACTTTCATTTTCATCCCTTTTTTAGGTCCTTTAGTTTAGGCAATGTAATTTTCAACCTCTTAACTTTTTGTAAACTTTATAAAATGTCACTTTGACCCCATCGAGAGTATATATGTTCTTTTGTTCTTAATACACTCGGtcgttaacttaaaaaaaaattgttgtgtgcttatttttatgtacgtgttggTATAAAAAATTGTGTTGGGCTACGTTTCGATGAAAAAAATTGTTTGAAAACAAGTCGGataaaatataatacatttttgtgcttacttttttatgtatattttgatGTCAGTTTTGCTCAGAAACTATTCAGGTCAAATATTATACGTCTTGATTTGACAAAATAAATTCAAGTTGGTCTACATTTCGAAGAAAATTTTGTTTTCAATTATAATATGTTTTCGAGCATACTTTCGATGTACATGTCGTTTGTTTAAAAATAATCGGGTCAAATACGATTCGTCAATTAAAGATTTTTTCTACGTTTTAACGTAAAGGGTCGCTAATAATCTATATATCATCACGCCACATAGTCGGTACAATATTCGAGTTTGTCTACATTTCGACTCAAATTTCGTATACGTTTTCCTATAAGTTCGAGTTTGTCTACGTTTTAATGTTAACTTGGTGTACACTTTTGTGGTTTATTTTGTACATTTCCTACATATGATTCAAGTCGCATATTCGTTTTGACTTGACAGTATTCGAGTTAGTCGGGTCGCGTATAATATCTTATGATTGTATGGTATAAATTcaatttactttacgttttgatcgAATCACGATGCTTATATAGGTTAAACTGAGTTCAATCATACGCATAAAGCTTGGACTAATTCATTTGACATTTACGaggtacccgcgccgcaacgcgcatGAGTCTTATTACTAGTATTTCCTAAAGAAAAATTAATAGTGTCACACTTTTAAGTAGGCTAAGTATCTATGGAAAACCCATTTAATCAAGAAAACTTGGCAAACCTTAATTGTGTGGTCAAGATTGATCCACATCATCTTTTTAAAACACATGTTAAAAGGGCACATTGGTCATTTGATCAAGCTATCATTTTACTTTCTTCCCCATCCCATCAACTCATTTATTACCCATCATTTCATTCTccctctttcttctttcttcttcttttagaattcaaaatatatcattctatctctttcttcttcttctgtaaattcaccatcatcatcatcattcattctctctctctctctccatgtttcaaaataaacaccaagaacacacataagtgtgtgtgagagagttCAGGAGGTAGAGAGAGAGATTTAAGAGAGAGAAGAAGACGACGATGGACGACGGACAAGTCGTCGTCTACAGCGGTGGAGGTTCTCCGACGAACCGTCGGTGCCGACGACGGTGTTACAGGCAACCGGAGTGGGGATTCTGATTACAAGCCTTCGTCTACAGCGATGGAGGTTCTCCGACGAACCGTCGGTGCCGACGACGGTGTTACAGGCAACCGGAGTGGGGATTCTGATTTTAGCTCAGTTCAGATTCGAGTCAGCCACAGATCGGGACTCGGTTCAGGTTTCCGGTTAGTGATCCAGTCCAAGTATGGTTCAGTCTTTTTGGATTCTCTTGTTTTATTTTGGTTTGGATTCTCTGGTTTTATACTCGGTTAGGTGTCATTTGGTTTGGATTCTTTGGTTTTTTTTTCAGTCTTTTTTAATTTGTGATTATTGTTTGTTTAGGACTGTTCAAATGTTATTTTTTCTCTGTTTAAGCGGTTTGGTTTGGTAATGTTGTTAGATTTAGTATTGAGATTGTGTTTTTAGTGTCGGATTAGCTGAATGTGGGCATTTTTTGTTAAAATGTGAAGGCGTAGGGTGGAAAGGTGTGTGCAGAAAAATGCAACGTCCCGAGTGCATCAGAGAGTGTGATTGTGTAGTTTCGGTGCAGAATACAGTTTCAGGTAACACTTTGTAGTGAGGGTGTTGCTTGACGAAAAGAAGATAGTTGTTGACGATTGTGTAGTTTCGGTGCAGAATACAGTTTCAGGTAACATGTGTTACCTATCTCGTACCTGTTTGTTGTGTTAAATAACTCCGGAAATATTACTTGTGTTATTATGTATTTACTATGGCTGTTGTATTTGCAGGAGTGAGGAGAATGACCAGGTCCGTGACGGGTAGGCTGGCTAATAAGCGAAAGCAGAACGATAAAGAAACAGAACGATAACGAAAGAAGGTAGATGGAGAAACCGATGAAGAATGGGAACAAGAAGTCGATGAAGGGCAAGTGGTGGGTACCTTTGATGTTGTACAGAAGTTACCCtccagtgtaacacatgttacaaacatgtgttacatatgttcaACCTCTTTGTTACAAAAAATCGGGGCTGCACatatgtaacacgtgttacaacagGTTTTTACCTACTTGCACGTCTCTATTACAAATGGATGAAAACAGTTTTTTTAAAACATCCACGGTGTAACACTTGTTTatttgaaagttcttaaaacaaccgttgtaacacgtgttacatctTTATACTCAGTTGTGCATTTTCCTTTTTATAATCCCATCCTCAACGTAAAGATACATCcaatgtaacacgtgttacaaaaGAAAATTACCTACTTACACATCTCTATTACGTTGATTTAAACAGTTATTTAAAAACATCCACTTTGCAACACTTGTTTatttgaaagttcttaaaacaacggttgtaacacgtgttacaacttTTTTAGTGTTGTGCATTTTCCTTTTATAATCCCATCTTCAGCTTGAAGATACATCCAATGCAACACGTGTTAGGTTTTTTACGTGTTACAAAAGGTTTTTACTTAATGTAATAGTAAGTTTAAATGTTAAAACGTTTTTTTAAGATTGGTTGTTAAATGTTAGAATGTATAAACTTCATAATTTATTCGGAatatctcgtttattttacaaataaaaagtcgTGTTTTTTTGGTGGGATAATTAGCTACATATGTAGTAAACGTTACCCAAGTTACTTGTAGTTACCCCAACCCTTTTTTGGACACAAAGGGGGGttgcacatatgtaacacatgtttgtaacatgtgttacactagagaagtaacacatgtatagccacgttacacatgttacataggaGATTAATAAGTTTTTAACTATAGAAACTAATATTGatgtacttattttgttcacatGTGAAAAAATGTTTTGTGTTCAAGATGAAGATGGTTATCAAGAAGCGAAGCCCGCCGAAGGATTACAACGCATCATCAGGTTTTCGTGGTGACGATGGTGTGTTTTTTGGTTGGCTGCTATGTGTTGTGAAGATGGATGTTGTTGTGAAGACCATTTTTTAGAAGCATTACAACTATtgatataaaattcatttttattttcattttcattgTTAGTATGCCCATTTTTGGATGAATACGGATGTTGATGTGACGGCAATTTTTTTTGGGATGCAACaactatatgtaacatgtgtaaccttgacgttgtaacacatgtaacacctatatgtaacatgtgtaagatggctatacatgtgttacatttgttgccccatagtgtaacatatgttacatatGTCAGTCCCTTTGGTGTCAATTTAAACTTAGTaaaattacatatgtaacaacaTTACGTCATCCAAAATGTCATATCAATGAACAAACAAGTAATATATGTAACTATAAGTATATGAGACTAGCGTAACGAATTAAAGGGACAAACGATACACTTCATGTTACATATGTACCTAGAGTTGTTATTAACAATGTTATTAGTAGATAAAAAAACTGCATTAACGTATATTTTTTACATTGAACCCAGCTTATTGGTCATAAGTCTTATACATGGCAAGAAGTTCTTTCAGTGTGACATATGATTTAACACTAATAGGATGATATTGCTCGTTGACATTCGGTGTCCATAATTTAGTGCCATTAGAAGACTCGTAAAGATGGTAATGTGGAGTATGTTCTAGATCATCTGTGGACATAGGGATGGATGTTAGTATAAGTTTACGTGCATTTTCCTTTTTATAATCCCATCTTCAGCTTGAAGATACATCCAACGCAACACGTgttagatttttcaaaacatccATTTGTACCACTGGCTATCGTCCGGCTTGTTACTTATTTGAAAGTTCTGTAAACAaccgttgtaacacgtgttacaaatTTTTACTCAGACGtgcattttctttttataatccCCTCCTCAACGTAAAGATACATCaaatgtaacacgtgttacagcAGGTTTTTACCTACTTACATGTCTCTATTGCAAATGGATgaaaacagttttttttaaaCATCAACTTTGTAACACTTGTTTACTTGTTTTTGTTCACAGGTGAAAAGATGTTTTGTGTTCAAGATGAAGTTGGTTATCAAGAAGCGAAGCCCGCCGAAGGATTAAAACGCATCATCAAGTTTTCATGGTGACGATGGTGTGTTTTTTGGTTGGCTGCTATGTGTTGTGAAGATGGATGTTGTTGTGAAGAccatatgtaacatgtgtaagatagctatacatgtgttacatttgttgccccatagtgtaacatatgttataaacatgtgttacatatgtcagTCCCTTTGGTGTCAATTTAAACTTAGTaaaattacatatgtaacaacaTTACGTCATCCAAAATGTCATATCAATGAACAAACAAGTAATATATGTAACTATAAGTATATGAGACTAGCGTAACGAATTAAAGGGACAAACGATACACTTCATGTTACATATGTACCTAGAGTTGTTATTAACAATGTTATTAGTAGATACAAAAACTGCATTAATGTATATTTTTTACATTGAACCCAGCATATTGGTCATAAGTCTTATACATGGCAAGAAGTTCTTCCGGTGTGACGTATGATTTAACATTAATAGGATGATATTGCTCGTTGACATTCGGTGTCCACAATTTAGTGCCATTAGAAGACTCGCAAAGATGGTAATGTGGAGTATGTTCTAGATCATCTGTGGACATAGGGATGGATGTTAGTATAAGTTTACGTGCGTTATGAACGTTGTAATACGTTTAGCACCCTAGGGTAACAAAAAAAGATCACACATGACACTTGTCGCCATGTTACACATGTTAATTGTGTGTGCACATGTAACATCTTCTCTACAACGTGTGTAACATCCTTAAAAGTTGTGTTCCTACTATGCTTTATATTTTTTAAGTActtataggtaaacatgttttTTAAGATAcaacatgtaacatgtgttacaccgaaatgttacacaagtgtttccagTTTACACATGTTACGTCTTGTGTAACTCTGCTTTATATTTTGTAAGTGTTTCCAGTTTCcagtttaaacatgttttaaagatacaactTGTAACATGTAAGTATttataggtaaacatgttttaaagatacaaccGTATCACCTTACAAGTTATATGTTTTGCTGACAAACGCCATGTCACACATGTTACACACTATAGAGTGAAACAACAGTATTGAACGCTGCTACACATTTCCCATTCTGTCATAACATGTGTAACCTTTTTGGGGGTTTCGATGTTGTAGGTTTATACAGACTTAAATATATACAAATGATCCAAAAATGATCATACATGTGCTACCCTCTAGTGTAACATAAGTTACAAACATGTCTTACATATGTGCAGCCCCGATTTTTGGTAACAAAGGGGTtgaacatatgtaacacatgtttgtaacatgtgttacactagagGGTTACTTCTGTTCAACGTCAAATGTACCCACCACCTGCCCTTCATCGACTTCTTGTTCCCCTTCTTCATCGGTTTCTCCATCTTCCTGCCAAGATCCCTTCTCGTTTGGCTGCAACTGCTATGGTCAAGTCATAATAACACAAGTTACAGTCCAGTATTTTTAATTTACTAATTAAAAAACAATAGTAATAACATCACTAACACTAGTTACCTTCGACCCAATTATGCCCTGAACTTGAAGACtccccaaattttgagtttttatctGCATCATTTCACACATAAAAAAAACTAAGCAAAACCACCCAAAAAAAGGTTACATATGTAAACAGTTACCATACACTTCAAACAACTACTATCCGGTAGAACCAACTCCCTCGCTGCAAGCACTAAACAAACATGTAACATATGTTAGCACAACCTTTCGTATTTGTTTGACGTCGTAtagcttttgtttttgttttctagaCTGGACAGTTGTACTCCCCACAACAATTGTTTTAGATGTGTTACCCTTAAGTGTAACAcacgttacaaacatgtgttacatatgtgtagCTCCTTTTTGTGTCCAAGAAAGGGCTGGTTTTAACATAGGTAACAAGTGTAACATTATTACAACATATGTAGCTAATTATGCTAGCAAGACATTTCAACTAACAACCCATTTAAAATAAATTTCAACCCATTTAAAATTACATTTCAACATTTCAACTTGTAAGCTAAGAACAACTGATaatatcaaaaaaaaataaaaatgattttaatacaaaaataaaaacctgtaaACTACATAAACATTTACCCATTAGTAGACCATTTTGtgcacacaaaaacatattaacaacagCCTTAACAAAAAAAGGTTACTAAGTAAAACCTCTAGTGTAACAcacgttacaaacatgtgttacatatgtgtagCTCCTTTTGTGTCCAAGAAAGGGCTGATTTTAACATAAGTAACATGTGTAACATTGTTACAACATATGTAGCAGCAAAAAGAACtgctttttatatataaaatgaacGAGATCATTACTACATAAACATGATTTTAATACAAAAAACAAAAACCTGTAACTACTAAACATTTACCATTACTAGACCACTTTgagcacacaaaaacatattaacaacaaccttaacaaaaaaaatcaaggTAAATTAGTTCAAACctgcttctctctcacacacttgtgtgtgtgttcttggtgttcgaGAACACGATGAAGATTGTTGTCTCTCTATCTAAAATCAAGGTAAATTAGGTTCAAACATGCTTCTCTCTCACATACTTGtgcgtgtgttcttggtgttcgaGATGAACACGATGAAGATTGTTGTTCCTCTCTCTAAATCTGCTTCTCTCTCATGTTCATCTTCAAATCTGCTTCTCTCTCATGTTCATCTTCAAATCTGCTTCTGCACTTGCTTCTTGTTTTCTTCCATTTTCCGGTGACTTTTACCGGATGATAACAACTGAAATGTTGCTCTCATATCTAGGGATTTTGATTCACCGTCGCACCTTGTTTTCATCTTGTTTCGCGATTCACCGTAGcacctttttcttcttctccggcgagacttcttcttctccggcgaatggatgatgatgatgatgatgatggtggtggtggtgacttcttcttctccggcgagatttcttcttctccggcgagacTTCTCTcttaaatctctctctctctacctcctgaactctcacacacacacttgtatgtgttcttggtgtttattttgaaacatggagagagagagagaatggatgatgatgatgatgatggtgaatttacagaagaagaagaagaatgaagagagagaatgagatattttgaattctcaaaaagaagaaagaagaaagagagagaatgATGATGgtttgatggtgatggtgacaattaaagaagagagagaaagagatattTTAATATATGGTTTGTACTTACTTTGACTTCTTTTGGACAAATGTAATCATATCATATGTAATTTTACCCATATGCCCTTGAACTAACTTTATTGACTTTATCATgtatttaatttaattcaaaaaGGTTTCAAATTTTATGAGCCATTGGATGATCTTGATCAATGGTCATAGATTGGGTTTTCTAGGTTTTCTTAGTACAAATAAGTTTTCTATACATCCATGCCCCTTTTAagtaaactatattataaatataaaatacaatTATATAATCATACAAAAACTAACTTGGACACGACCGGCTTATGGAATCGTCGTGACCACACAAACACCCCGTCATGTCCAATCACACCGTTCAAGTAATGTCCCCGCAAAAAGCAACTAAAAGTTGCGTAACCGCCATACAACATACTCACCACCGCCATACGTCCCGGTATCACTTCCAATCATCCTTAACAACAATCGGACTTTCCACACAACCCAACTATAAGATTACTAACATGTTTAAACAACCAGAAAATAAAGTCAAACTCTGAAGATGGTGGACACACCGTTGCATAACCGACAATACCATTCAAAACCCGTCATCCAAAAAAGCCATTCATAAACCGTCATTTCCGTTGATAAACAAACCGCCGCACCTCCTCTCTACGCACCGTTTCCCCCTTCTGCCACTGTTTCAAACCCTATATAACACTTACCGGTCAGAACATTTACAATTATTTTTTGGTTGCCGCAAAGAAGTTTAGACGGTTACGGATGGGAGCAACAAACAATTTTTTCGGTGGAGGTGTTGTTGTGGCGGTGGTTCGGTGGTGGTGCCTTGGCGGTGGTGTGGTGCTCGTTTCTTCTTCGACGCCTTTGGTTCCCTTTTTGAGGTATGTGTTTAGATTATCTGTGTATAAAAAAACCTTAGAGTATGAAGAGGGGAGATGTATACTTTTTGACATTGAAGAAACATTTGTTTTAGAGATtgaaattatatatatttgaGATTACATATCATCGAACCGATCTAGAGTGACACAAAATCTGAGAGAGAATAATTATGGGTTGGGTTAAAGTTCTGAAAACCAAAAAAATTATGGTGGTGTGAttgtggcggtggtgggtggtaTTTGATGGCACATTGTTTGAGTTTTTTCTCATAATAGTGTTGTTGaaaaactatttacaaaaatactTTTTTCCCACCAACACTATTATGGGAAAAAACTCTACATTGTTTTATCTTTCttcaaatataataaatttacATATTTAAGTTCTAGAATTTCCATTGCCTAAAGCCAGAATGAATTAAAGTGGTATCCCTTAAAAGAAATCAATGAGTCTCTTTCACGTTTGAGGTATGTGTTAGCCTGAATTGAAGAATCGTacaagaaagagagagagagagagagagagagagagagagggaaaatccaAATCAAGCTTAGTTCAATAGTTTGGGGTTGTTATCTTTATAACTACCATTAACTACTTCTTACACATATTACAATTACAGTCCATCAACTATCACTTATTACAATTGACTACCCCCAACTAATACTAACAGACTTATACCGTAacaataacccccccccccccccccctttataATATTTTTGTCCTCAAAAAGTGAAATTGGGGAATCTCAGTTGAACATCCTCCAAAAATTCCCAAGAAGCCTCTGAGATAGGCAGACCCTCCCAATGAATTAGCACTTTCATTGCAGCTTTGGATCCCCGTTTCACCAATTGACGGTCCAGCACAGCTCGTGGTTGCAGTATAAACCCCGGACCCTGTGGAATTGGTCCAGTTAAGACAGTGGAACCTCGAGCTTTTTTCAGCAAAGATACATGGAAGGTGTGGTGGATTTGAGCATGTGCCGGTAAGTCCAATTTATAAGCAACTTTTCCAATTCTTTGTAGAACTAGGAATGGACCGAAATATCTCGGTGAAAGCTTCCTGTTGTGATGAGTTTTTAAGGATTGTTGTGAAAATGGGTGTAATTTGACATACACCCAATCCCCTGGTTCAAATACTCTGTCGGTCCTATGTAGTTAATTGTTTCATCCTGTTCCTAGCAACCTCAAGATTAGCTTTCAACTTCACAATCATTCATTCCCTGTCTCTGTGAAAATCTTCAACCGCTGCAATAGTGGTATCACCAGAGATATAAGGAATGTGAATGTTAGGTTTAACTCCAAACAGGCCTTCATAAGGAGTCATTTTAATGGTGGAATGCCAAGTAGTGTTATACCACCATTGGGCTAGAGGAACCCATTTCACCCAAGTTAGGGGAGCATCCATGCTCATAGCCCTTAGATAAGATTCTAAGCACCTATTTAGTACTCCAGTCTATCCATCATGATGACATAGCTAATTCAATTCCTTGTAATTTCATGAGTTCCATCCAAAATGCACTTAAAAATACAGGATCTATGTCTGAGACTATTGTAGCAGGACATCCATGAATTTTGAACACATTGTCCATAACAACAGTGGCCACAGTAGCAGCCGAGTAGGGGTGGTTTAATAGTAAAAAATGACCATACTTAGTTAGCCTGTCCACCAATACCAATATAGTATCCTTGCCTTGGACTTTAGGTAATCCAGaaataaaatccattgaaatatCACTAAAAATGGCTTTAGGAACTGGCAATGGTTGTAATAGTCCAAGTGTAGCAGTAGTTTCATATTTAGCTCTCTGGCATACTGTGCACTCTTTGACAAATTTATGCACATCCTTGGAACAGCCTTTCCAATAGAAGAAATCCTTAATTCTGTTAAGTGTAGGAATCACACCTGAGTGCCCCCCAGTGGATGATGCATGGAACAAGGTCAAGATCTCTTGTTTAAGAGAAGGGTCATTAGGAATCAGCAACTTATATTTCCTTTTTAAACACTGCCCATCCCAACTTTTGTTTGTAATAACCACTCCTTGTTCAAGTTTGTCAATCAAGTCTTTGGTCTCAGCATTATGTTTCGAAGCATCTTGAATCTTTTGCCATAAGGTAGGATAAAAGGAGCTCAAACTGATCTGAAACAAAGCCATACCCTGAATCCTTGATAAGGCATCTGCTGCCACATTATCTGCCCCTTGTTTGTAACAAATTTCATAGTCATACCCCAATAATTTTGAGAGCCATTTCTGTTGTAGGGGTGTTACAATTTTCTGTTCTAGCAAGTATTTTAGACTTTGATGATCAGTTTTAATGACAAATGGTTTGGTCACCAAATAATGGTGCCACTGTTTGACAGCCATAAGAATGGCTAGCAGTTCTTTTTCATAAACAGATAAACTCTGTTGTTTATTAGATAGTGCTTTGCTAATGTATGCTAAGGGGTGCCCCCTTGCATTAAAA encodes the following:
- the LOC110910389 gene encoding laccase-7 is translated as MVRSSLFAIGLVLAFFALSCSPAFGDTVETTFRVANLTANRLCQNQVISAVNGTLPGPALTVKEGDTVIVHVINNSPYNVTIHWHGVFQRLTQWADGPEFVTQCPIRPGGNYTYRFNLTGQVGTLWWHAHSQWLRATVHGALIIRPRDGQNYPFAQPDLEDTIMLGEWWNADPNDVENAALANGSAPANADAYTINGWPGDLFNSCQSISNNTYRLNVAPGQTILLRIINVALNNQFFFKIANHSFTVVAIDAAYTNPYQTDVIVIGPGQTTDVLLTANQSQGLYYMAAHPYVSAVLPILNTNITTAILVYPNATQTTPILPDLPAFNDTPTAHTFLTNLTALTTSPFWSPVPQTVDENMFITFGLGLSDCGANLSCGGLFFERMAASMNNLSFALPTSVSILEAFYRNISGVYTTDFPDQPPTVFDYTNISNSFDQNLLMTNKSTSLKRLRFNSTVQIVLQNTALIGVENHPMHLHGFNFYVLAQGFGNYDAANATSMFNMVNPQERNTLGVPVGGWAVIRFRANNPGVWFFHCHLEVHLPWGLGMAFLVENGGTPESTLPPPPADFPQC